From a single Arachis hypogaea cultivar Tifrunner chromosome 3, arahy.Tifrunner.gnm2.J5K5, whole genome shotgun sequence genomic region:
- the LOC112789145 gene encoding uncharacterized protein — translation MESNRDEAAATMGGGEGEGQARIPAPNDKANPNPNPNTNPNSPNSTTRGSKARSCKGCAYYSSVHKSKSKNPTCVGFSSTLQQVPPYVVGETELEASKEGRSLANFKYACLGYSVYLDNKDSSADSQDKTAKLPFCTGLEVVLEERSSTSPAGQVPVNAHKEGAHRPHPQSQSQPQPQPRRYNKPPNTTAEEFLNRFRRNAILVAAGVVKNMNKVGNYVKETLDDILYRRPK, via the exons ATGGAGAGTAACAGAGATGAAGCAGCAGCAACAatgggaggaggagaaggagaaggtcAAGCTCGAATCCCTGCTCCTAACGACAAAGCTAATCCGAATCCAAATCCAAACACAAACCCTAATTCTCCTAATAGCACCACTCGAGGATCCAAAGCAAGATCGTGTAAGGGATGTGCTTACTACTCTTCGGTTCACAAATCCAAATCCAAGAACCCTACTTGTGTTGGCTTCTCCAGTACGCTCCAACAAG TACCTCCATATGTTGTTGGAGAGACTGAGTTGGAAGCTTCAAAAGAGGGCCGCAGCCTTGCAAATTTCAAGTATGCTTGCCTTGGATACTCAGTCTACTTAGACAACAAGGACTCTTCTGCTGACTCACAGGACAAAACAGCGAAGTTGCCCTTTTGCACTGGGCTTGAG GTGGTGTTGGAGGAGAGGTCTTCAACTTCGCCTGCTGGCCAAGTTCCTGTAAATGCTCATAAAGAAG GTGCTCATCGACCTCATCCTCAATCACAatcacaaccacaaccacaaccccGAAGATATAATAAACCTCCAAATACCACAGCAGAAGAATTCCTTAACAG GTTTCGAAGAAATGCAATCCTAGTGGCAGCCGGTGTTGTAAAAAACATGAACAAAGTGGGTAACTACGTAAAGGAGACCTTAGATGACATCTTATATAGGCGACCCAAGTGA